From Antennarius striatus isolate MH-2024 chromosome 9, ASM4005453v1, whole genome shotgun sequence, one genomic window encodes:
- the LOC137601660 gene encoding transmembrane protein 238-like has product MAHKYDGLSHCKLALVFAVLMDLLGVVALLLGVFAPLEVDGRDFGDLFVYTGALLVLFSLAGWVMWYSGNIEGLTSSKELGGTVGGAVDRLARSLSRRIRIGRTRSSPT; this is encoded by the coding sequence ATGGCACATAAGTACGACGGCCTGTCGCACTGTAAGCTGGCGCTGGTGTTTGCTGTGCTGATGGACCTTTTAGGGGTGGTGGCCCTGCTGCTGGGAGTCTTCGCCCCACTGGAGGTCGATGGCCGGGACTTTGGGGATCTGTTTGTGTACACAGGAGCTCTGCTGGTGCTGTTCTCCCTGGCAGGCTGGGTCATGTGGTACAGTGGGAACATTGAGGGTCTGACCTCCAGCAAAGAGTTGGGAGGTACTGTAGGGGGAGCTGTGGACCGACTTGCCCGCTCCTTGAGTCGCAGGATCCGCATTGGAAGGACTCGAAGCAGCCCAACATAG
- the ccdc106a gene encoding coiled-coil domain-containing protein 106a isoform X1 has protein sequence MRREMEDGNRIDAASTSKSHAGSLHLQTPKNEDAYEIAIPYEENNFEQQGFFNQNDQNFDESPQSTGPSPVNSSYMVITNLRTQLQISVEKNSWLQKRIEDLEEERDFLRCQLDRFIFSTKSHVQEQSQSQYSNGYESRRFNWRARREDDRPNEQQKTDSQHFPSRSFIQRRPGPPTMMSSKNHVSSPLTNQLASIKALFNTTQSQALLQGHSHGTSSTTPSVSIGSNASRSSLNEISGHSNTGPDSLSLLAESDEYLEQDSYLEEEAIISGEDVMSDTINSNRHQLKRRRVFRAPRERQRVKDAAGVLFRYKKILLTYQRLKNMSKAFQIHGVDRNTVASTTPIAELLLVAPEKVAEVGEFDPSKEKLLDYARRCYTALDEETLSRVQALKKNNLLLPISYRFRH, from the exons ATGAGGAGGGAG ATGGAAGACGGAAATAGAATTGATGCTGCTTCTACATCCAAAAGCCACGCTGGTTCACTTCACCTGCAGA CTCCAAAAAATGAGGATGCCTATGAAATTGCCATCCCCTACGAAGAGAACAACTTTGAGCAGCAAGGGTTTTTCAACCAGAATGATCAGAATTTTGATG AGTCACCCCAGTCCACTGGCCCATCCCCAGTCAACAGCTCATACATGGTGATCACTAACCTGCGGACTCAACTGCAAATCTCTGTGGAAAAAAACTCTTGGCTGCAAAAAAGAATCGAGGACTtagaagaggagagagacttCCTCCGTTGCCAGTTAGATCGCTTCATCTTTTCCACAAAGAGCCATGTACAGGAGCAAAGTCAAAGCCAGTACAGTAATG GTTATGAATCTAGACGATTCAACTGGAGGGCTAGACGAGAGGATGATCGTCCcaatg AGCAACAGAAGACAGACTCACAACATTTTCCCTCACGTTCGTTTATACAAAGAAGGCCTGGCCCGCCAACCATGATGTCTTCCAAAAACCACGTCTCTAGTCCACTAACCAATCAACTTGCCTCAATAAAGGCTTTGTTCAACACCACGCAGTCACAGGCCCTCTTGCAAGGTCACAGTCATGGTACTTCCAGTACAACACCCAGTGTCAGTATCGGCAGCAATGCTTCAAGGTCATCTTTGAATGAAATAAGTGGACATAGCAACACTGGCCCAG ATTCACTTTCACTCTTGGCGGAATCTGATGAGTACTTGGAACAGGACAGctacctggaggaggaggcaaTTATATCAGGGGAAGATGTTATGTCAGACACCATTAACAGCAACAGACACCAATTAAAGAGAAGGCGGGTCTTCCGAGCACCTAGAGAGCGGCAGAGAG tGAAAGATGCTGCAGGAGTACTTTTTCGCTACAAGAAGATCCTTCTTACATATCAACGTCTAAAAAATATGTCTAAAGCCTTCCAAATCCATGGAGTGGACCGCAACACAGTGGCATCCACCACACCCATTGCTGAGCTCTTACTAGTGGCCCCAGAGAAGGTTGCAGAGGTGGGGGAGTTTGATCCATCCAAGGAAAAGCTGCTGGACTATGCCCGGCGCTGCTACACTGCTTTGGATGAGGAGACACTCAGCAGGGTGCAGGCCCTGAAGAAGAATAATCTGCTTCTGCCCATTTCTTACAGGTTCAGACAttga
- the si:dkey-17m8.1 gene encoding C-Jun-amino-terminal kinase-interacting protein 4 translates to MMECSERVLCGMGELELDPNIVSEEAGKLYSELQTVIDTHGEAVVETLLPIFVWVLEGLASCKAQLRDREEEVEREKADREVLLERYQAERALRKETQERYLELDDQIEQERRSIRGREKERAQRERELEMKARAQADQLVALEEQKANLNRDLITLRHSHSKLAHTYRELLERKKDAGRDSLFRSPEQLKNAEFPSNPVMQQSSDHEKMIQRPHSDSSPSCFEDIVANEKKGIDIIKPPADQFISDIISSTPELRGFHGCMDASTPVNTKVLEKSLGNEIQKVEEKNGQRDLKIEEAERQTKDKEVEEDSMEWELRNTESVFSELSDLSRDYVASVDQGAGIGGSTDQFEEIVSQYEELKATHELIEAARKALIFRVVELTGDRTDLQLEVSSLQETLLRNEGRLKEREEEIKRLRNELEACQSEDPDASLPPSMRHFSRSEMARVVMEKNQYKQRLFELQEAVRHSQTLRATKEERLTEEKRSSVWRKFNHFFGLSKEPLIPMPASASTLSSSPSTTRSALGTPQLLAVSQTHAEAAPSATLSPRVRKRELYREIRTHIWESLGKRQIHGWSIPLANLQESHKPIPEPKDVPVLMQLRLLDQKDCTAKLKCAVAIPPEISGESTCSVWVISGPASSGEVTVIDPARSNTVLDQFSLPPTAPAICICAVPPVDKTAGTVWIGTQEGSVLVHSASAGRRWCLQSVSLSESIHSLTYSPGHVIAGLGDGTLAFFSHNSDGWNLQSHFLMPVGSTPLQPIRCCLAKGSRLWVGYWNRVHVVDTVNKKVEQTFSVSERGEQQVRFLCAGGSGVWAACRLDPILRLFDWSTGRPLQEVDLTPLVTKTLGEAFLTLSPLQISSLAVICGRLWVGTGGGALFSIPLSITSEAVSIPYCSIGSAQLCYHGHRQAVRFIIAAPGCLITSPGSSSITTSHLILSGGEGYINFRIGDDMNDGSEESSQATPQRSERGHMIIWQNPPPSASSSALHCSSLVKPF, encoded by the exons ATGATGGAGTGCAGTGAAAGAGTGCTATGTGGAATGGGAGAGCTGGAGCTGGATCCCAACATTGTGAGTGAAGAAGCAGGGAAGCTCTATTCAGAACTCCag ACCGTTATTGACACCCATGGTGAGGCTGTGGTGGAGACACTCTTACCCATATTTGTGTGGGTCCTGGAGGGACTGGCCAGCTGCAAAGCCCAGCTGAGAGAccgggaggaggaggtggagagggaGAAAGCGGATCGAGAGGTGCTACTTGAGAGATACCAAGCAGAAAGAGCATTGAGGAAAGAAACTCAAGAG CGGTATCTAGAGCTTGATGACCAAATTGAACAAGAAAGGAGATCCATCAGGGGAAGGGAAAAGGAGAGAGcacagcgagagagagagcttgAAATGAAAGCCAGAGCGCAAGCTGATCAGT tGGTGGCCTTGGAGGAGCAGAAGGCAAATCTAAATAGAGACCTGATCACATTGAGGCACAGTCACAGCAAG TTGGCTCATACCTATCGGGAACTTTTGGAAAGGAAAAAGGACGCTGGAAGAGATTCTCTTTTCAG GAGTCCTGAGCAACTCAAGAATGCAGAATTTCCATCCAACCCAGTTATGCAACAATCCAGTGATCATGAAAAG aTGATCCAAAGACCACACTCAGATTCCAGCCCCTCATGTTTTGAAGATATAGTAGCCAATGAGAAAAAGGGGATTGATATTATAAAGCCCCCTGCAGATCAGTTTATCAGTGACATCATAAGCTCCACTCCTGAGCTCAGGGGATTTCATGGCTGTATGGATGCAAG CACACCAGTCAACACCAAAGTGCTAGAGAAAAGTTTGGGGAATGAGATAcagaaggtggaggagaagaatgGGCAGAGAGATCTCAAAATAGAAGAAGCGGAGAGACAAACTAAAGACAAGGAGGTAGAAGAGGATAGTATGGAGTGGGAGCTGCGCAACACTGAGTCGGTGTTCTCTGAACTGTCAGATCTGAGTCGGGATTATGTGGCAAGTGTAGACCAAGGGGCAGGCATCGGAG GCAGCACAGACCAGTTTGAGGAAATAGTTTCCCAGTATGAGGAACTGAAAGCCACCCA tgaGTTAATAGAAGCTGCTCGTAAGGCTTTGATATTTCGGGTTGTGGAGCTGACTGGTGATCGTACAGATCTTCAACTGGAAGTGTCTTCCCTTCAGGAAACTCTCTTACGAAATGAAGGACGATTAAAGGAAAGGGAAGAGGAAATTAAGAG ACTTCGGAATGAGCTGGAAGCGTGCCAGTCTGAGGATCCTGAT GCCTCTCTACCACCATCCATGCGCCACTTCTCCCGTTCTGAAATGGCTCGTGTCGTCATGGAGAAGAACCAATATAAACAGCGTCTGTTTGAGCTGCAGGAAGCTGTAAGACACAGTCAGACACTCAG agCAACAAAGGAGGAGAGGTTAACtgaagaaaaaaggtcaagtgTGTGGAGAAA gttcaACCACTTCTTTGGCCTGTCAAAGGAACCCCTGATCCCAATGCCCGCTTCTGCATCCACCCTATCAAGTTCTCCTTCAACAACTCGCTCTGCTCTGGGAACTCCACAACTCCTGGCTGTCAGTCAAACTCATGCTGA AGCTGCTCCTTCTGCTACTCTTTCCCCACGGGTCCGGAAGAGGGAATTGTACAGGGAAATTCGCACCCACATTTGGGAATCTCTAGGAAAGCGTCAGATACATGGCTGGAGCATACCGCTGGCAAATTTGCAG GAATCCCATAAACCCATCCCAGAGCCTAAAGATGTTCCTGTTCTAATGCAGCTCAGACTGTTGGATCAAAAAGACTGCACAGCTAAG ctCAAGTGTGCGGTCGCAATCCCACCTGAGATTTCAGGAGAGAGCACA TGTTCAGTGTGGGTAATTTCTGGACCTGCTTCCAGCGGTGAAGTCACGGTGATTGATCCGGCACGGTCCAACACAGTACTGGATCAGTTCAGCCTCCCTCCCACAGCTCCTGCTATCTGCATCTGTGCAGTGCCTCCTGTGG ATAAAACTGCAGGAACTGTGTGGATTGGAACTCAGGAAGGAAG TGTACTGGTACACTCAGCCTCTGCTGGAAGGAGGTGGTGCTTGCAGTCTGTTTCCCTCTCAGAAAGTATTCATTCACTCAC ATATTCTCCAGGTCACGTCATAGCTGGTTTAGGGGATGGGACTTTAGCATTCTTCTCCCACAATTCAG ATGGATGGAATCTACAGTCACACTTTCTGATGCCTGTTGGATCAACTCCCCTGCAGCCCATTCGCTGCTGCCTTGCAAAAGGTAGTCGTCTGTGGGTGGGATACTGGAACAGAGTCCATGTGGTTGACACAGTCAATAAGAAGGTTGAG CAAACCTTCTCAGTCTCTGAGCGCGGCGAGCAGCAGGTTCGTTTCCTGTGCGCCGGTGGAAGTGGGGTTTGGGCCGCCTGCCGACTTGACCCAATCCTCAGGCTGTTTGATTGGTCCACAGGACGACCGCTACAGGAAGTGGATTTGACTCCTTTGGTCACCAAAACATTAG GAGAAGCCTTCCTGACGCTCTCACCTCTCCAAATCTCTTCTCTGGCGGTCATCTGTGGCCGACTTTGGGTGGGCACTGGAGGTGGTGCCCTTTTCTCCATCCCATTATCTATAa CATCAGAGGCTGTTTCCATCCCATATTGCTCCATTGGATCAGCACAGTTGTGTTACCATGGACATCGACAAGCTGTCAGATTCATCATTGCTGCTCCTG GCTGTTTGATCACCTCTcctggcagcagcagcatcactacCTCTCATCTAATCCTCAGTGGAGGAGAGGGTTACATCAATTTTCGAATTG GAGACGATATGAATGACGGATCAGAGGAGTCGTCCCAAGCTACTCCTCAGCGGTCTGAACGTGGTCACATGATCATCTGGCAGAATCCCCCTCCTTCTGCATCCAGCTCTGCACTACACTGCTCATCTCTTGTCAAacctttttaa
- the cacng6b gene encoding voltage-dependent calcium channel gamma-6 subunit, giving the protein MWSNFFVQQDEEGRIGVAGSGQAGGLGGMKGGRGQRRVHKMSDSQEGKIKLAFFVSIVGVTLTVLGMGTEFWVELAQPKNFSGNQTCQMAHYGLWKGCLRTLWVADIDPERTSCGPAELPGESNCTYFKFFTSGENAVIFKKTTNKNLNLASAILALLSLAMMAMGSICIAMSLSKGVPFFLKPASFCFILSGVLVLLSVLIFHQSVLALMSSDHSIPLHHELSWSVACVGAAGAILILGGFLFIMLSLPFSPWQKCWPHKNSTT; this is encoded by the exons ATGTGGTCCAACTTCTTCGTGCAGCAGGATGAGGAGGGGCGCATTGGGGTGGCGGGGTCTGGACAAGCAGGGGGCTTGGGTGGGATGAAAGGTGGAAGGGGACAGAGGAGGGTCCACAAGATGAGTGACAGCCAAGAGGGAAAAATCAAGCTTGCCTTCTTCGTATCCATTGTTGGCGTGACCCTGACGGTGCTGGGCATGGGGACAGAGTTCTGGGTGGAGCTGGCCCAACCAAAGAATTTCAGCGGCAACCAAACCTGCCAGATGGCTCATTATGGCCTGTGGAAGGGCTGCCTCCGCACCCTATGGGTGGCTGACATAGACCCGGAGAGGACAAGCTGTGGCCCTGCTGAACTTCCTGGAG AATCCAACTGCACTTACTTCAAATTCTTCACCTCTGGGGAGAATGCAGTCATATTCAAGAAGACAACTAACAAGA ATCTCAATCTAGCTTCAGCCATCTTGGCCCTTTTGAGTCTGGCCATGATGGCGATGGGCTCCATCTGCATCGCCATGTCCCTCAGCAAAGGAGTGCCCTTCTTTCTTAAGCCAGCCTCTTTCTGCTTCATCCTGTCAG GTGTGTTGgtcctcctctctgtcttgATATTCCACCAGTCTGTTCTGGCCTTGATGTCCAGTGACCACTCCATACCTTTACACCATGAATTGTCCTGGTCTGTGGCTTGTGTGGGTGCAGCGGGAGCCATTCTTATCCTTGGAggtttcctcttcatcatgctCTCTCTTCCTTTCAGCCCCTGGCAGAAATGCTGGCCTCACAAGAATAGCACCACCTAG
- the u2af2a gene encoding U2 small nuclear RNA auxiliary factor 2a isoform X2 has protein sequence MSDFDEFERQLSENKQAERDKENRHHRRSSSRSRSRDRKRRSRDRDRRSRDRRGDSKDRRHRRSSPANYPQDNAGSRSPHREKKKKVKKYWDVPPPGFEHISPMQYKAMQAAGQIPATALLPTMTPDGLAVTPTPVPVVGSQMTRQARRLYVGNIPFGITEESMMDFFNAQMRLGGLTQAPGNPVLAVQINQDKNFAFLEFRSVDETTQAMAFDGIIFQGQSLKIRRPHDYQPLPGMSENPSVYVPGVVSTVVPDSAHKLFIGGLPNYLNDDQVKELLTSFGPLKAFNLVKDSATGLSKGYAFCEYVDVNLNDQAIAGLNGMQLGDKKLLVQRASVGSKNATLTSINQTPVTLQVPGLNSSVTQMGGLPTEILCLMNMVAPEELLDDEEYEEIVEDVRDECSKYGQVKSIEIPRPVDGLEVPGTGKIFVEFMSVFDSQKAMQGLTGRKFANRVVVTKYCDPDAYHRRDFW, from the exons ATGTCCGACTTCGACGAATTCGAAAGGCAGCtctctgaaaacaaacaag CtgaaagagacaaagagaacCGCCACCACCGCCGATCCTCTTCCCGCAGCCGTagcagagacagaaaaaggagGAGCAGAGACAGGGATAGACGCAGCAGGGACCGCCGTGGAGACAGTAAAGATCGCCGACACAGACGCAG CTCACCAGCCAACTACCCCCAGGACAATGCTGGAAG CCGTTCTCCACAccgtgagaagaagaagaaggtgaaaaaGTACTGGGATGTTCCCCCACCTGGTTTTGAACACATCAGTCCCATGCAGTACAAAGCCATGCAAG CTGCGGGCCAGATTCCAGCCACAGCCCTCTTGCCCACGATGACTCCAGATGGCTTGGCTGTTACTCCCACCCCTGTCCCTGTAGTGGGCAGCCAGATGACCCGACAGGCCCGTCGGCTCTATGTGGGCAACATCCCTTTTGGTATCACAGAG GAGTCCATGATGGACTTCTTCAATGCCCAGATGCGTTTGGGTGGTCTTACTCAGGCCCCTGGAAATCCTGTCCTTGCAGTACAGATAAACCAGGATAAGAACTTTGCCTTCTTAGAG TTCCGTTCAGTTGATGAAACTACACAGGCTATGGCCTTTGATGGCATCATCTTTCAAGGCCAGAGCCTCAAGATTCGTCGTCCTCACGATTACCAGCCACTGCCCGGCATGAGCGAGAACCCCAGTGTCTATGTGCCTG GAGTGGTGTCCACAGTGGTGCCTGACTCGGCTCACAAGCTCTTCATCGGTGGATTGCCCAACTATTTGAATGATGACCAG GTGAAGGAGCTTCTGACGTCATTTGGCCCCCTGAAGGCCTTTAATCTGGTGAAGGACAGCGCCACAGGTCTATCTAAAGGATATGCCTTCTGTGAATATGTTGATGTCAACCTCAATGACCAG GCTATTGCTGGGCTGAATGGCATGCAGCTGGGAGACAAGAAACTCTTGGTGCAGAGGGCAAGTGTAGGATCCAAGAATGCCACTCTG ACAAGTATAAACCAGACCCCAGTGACGCTGCAGGTGCCAGGTCTAAACAGCTCAGTGACTCAGATGGGTGGCCTGCCGACTGAGATCCTGTGTCTGATGAATATGGTGGCCCCAGAGGAGCTGCTTGATGATGAAGAATATGAGGAGATTGTTGAGGATGTCAGGGACGAGTGCAGCAAGTACGGCCAAGTTAAGAGCATCGAGATTCCTCGACCAGTTGATGGCCTGGAGGTGCCTGGCACTGGCAAG ATCTTTGTGGAGTTCATGTCAGTCTTTGACTCCCAGAAGGCCATGCAGGGACTGACAGGAAGGAAGTTTGCTAACAGGGTGGTGGTGACCAAATACTGCGATCCAGACGCTTATCACCGCCGAGATTTCTGGTAG
- the ccdc106a gene encoding coiled-coil domain-containing protein 106a isoform X2: protein MEDGNRIDAASTSKSHAGSLHLQTPKNEDAYEIAIPYEENNFEQQGFFNQNDQNFDESPQSTGPSPVNSSYMVITNLRTQLQISVEKNSWLQKRIEDLEEERDFLRCQLDRFIFSTKSHVQEQSQSQYSNGYESRRFNWRARREDDRPNEQQKTDSQHFPSRSFIQRRPGPPTMMSSKNHVSSPLTNQLASIKALFNTTQSQALLQGHSHGTSSTTPSVSIGSNASRSSLNEISGHSNTGPDSLSLLAESDEYLEQDSYLEEEAIISGEDVMSDTINSNRHQLKRRRVFRAPRERQRVKDAAGVLFRYKKILLTYQRLKNMSKAFQIHGVDRNTVASTTPIAELLLVAPEKVAEVGEFDPSKEKLLDYARRCYTALDEETLSRVQALKKNNLLLPISYRFRH, encoded by the exons ATGGAAGACGGAAATAGAATTGATGCTGCTTCTACATCCAAAAGCCACGCTGGTTCACTTCACCTGCAGA CTCCAAAAAATGAGGATGCCTATGAAATTGCCATCCCCTACGAAGAGAACAACTTTGAGCAGCAAGGGTTTTTCAACCAGAATGATCAGAATTTTGATG AGTCACCCCAGTCCACTGGCCCATCCCCAGTCAACAGCTCATACATGGTGATCACTAACCTGCGGACTCAACTGCAAATCTCTGTGGAAAAAAACTCTTGGCTGCAAAAAAGAATCGAGGACTtagaagaggagagagacttCCTCCGTTGCCAGTTAGATCGCTTCATCTTTTCCACAAAGAGCCATGTACAGGAGCAAAGTCAAAGCCAGTACAGTAATG GTTATGAATCTAGACGATTCAACTGGAGGGCTAGACGAGAGGATGATCGTCCcaatg AGCAACAGAAGACAGACTCACAACATTTTCCCTCACGTTCGTTTATACAAAGAAGGCCTGGCCCGCCAACCATGATGTCTTCCAAAAACCACGTCTCTAGTCCACTAACCAATCAACTTGCCTCAATAAAGGCTTTGTTCAACACCACGCAGTCACAGGCCCTCTTGCAAGGTCACAGTCATGGTACTTCCAGTACAACACCCAGTGTCAGTATCGGCAGCAATGCTTCAAGGTCATCTTTGAATGAAATAAGTGGACATAGCAACACTGGCCCAG ATTCACTTTCACTCTTGGCGGAATCTGATGAGTACTTGGAACAGGACAGctacctggaggaggaggcaaTTATATCAGGGGAAGATGTTATGTCAGACACCATTAACAGCAACAGACACCAATTAAAGAGAAGGCGGGTCTTCCGAGCACCTAGAGAGCGGCAGAGAG tGAAAGATGCTGCAGGAGTACTTTTTCGCTACAAGAAGATCCTTCTTACATATCAACGTCTAAAAAATATGTCTAAAGCCTTCCAAATCCATGGAGTGGACCGCAACACAGTGGCATCCACCACACCCATTGCTGAGCTCTTACTAGTGGCCCCAGAGAAGGTTGCAGAGGTGGGGGAGTTTGATCCATCCAAGGAAAAGCTGCTGGACTATGCCCGGCGCTGCTACACTGCTTTGGATGAGGAGACACTCAGCAGGGTGCAGGCCCTGAAGAAGAATAATCTGCTTCTGCCCATTTCTTACAGGTTCAGACAttga
- the u2af2a gene encoding U2 small nuclear RNA auxiliary factor 2a isoform X1, translating to MSDFDEFERQLSENKQAERDKENRHHRRSSSRSRSRDRKRRSRDRDRRSRDRRGDSKDRRHRRSSPANYPQDNAGSRSPHREKKKKVKKYWDVPPPGFEHISPMQYKAMQAAGQIPATALLPTMTPDGLAVTPTPVPVVGSQMTRQARRLYVGNIPFGITEESMMDFFNAQMRLGGLTQAPGNPVLAVQINQDKNFAFLEFRSVDETTQAMAFDGIIFQGQSLKIRRPHDYQPLPGMSENPSVYVPGTQPINGVVSTVVPDSAHKLFIGGLPNYLNDDQVKELLTSFGPLKAFNLVKDSATGLSKGYAFCEYVDVNLNDQAIAGLNGMQLGDKKLLVQRASVGSKNATLTSINQTPVTLQVPGLNSSVTQMGGLPTEILCLMNMVAPEELLDDEEYEEIVEDVRDECSKYGQVKSIEIPRPVDGLEVPGTGKIFVEFMSVFDSQKAMQGLTGRKFANRVVVTKYCDPDAYHRRDFW from the exons ATGTCCGACTTCGACGAATTCGAAAGGCAGCtctctgaaaacaaacaag CtgaaagagacaaagagaacCGCCACCACCGCCGATCCTCTTCCCGCAGCCGTagcagagacagaaaaaggagGAGCAGAGACAGGGATAGACGCAGCAGGGACCGCCGTGGAGACAGTAAAGATCGCCGACACAGACGCAG CTCACCAGCCAACTACCCCCAGGACAATGCTGGAAG CCGTTCTCCACAccgtgagaagaagaagaaggtgaaaaaGTACTGGGATGTTCCCCCACCTGGTTTTGAACACATCAGTCCCATGCAGTACAAAGCCATGCAAG CTGCGGGCCAGATTCCAGCCACAGCCCTCTTGCCCACGATGACTCCAGATGGCTTGGCTGTTACTCCCACCCCTGTCCCTGTAGTGGGCAGCCAGATGACCCGACAGGCCCGTCGGCTCTATGTGGGCAACATCCCTTTTGGTATCACAGAG GAGTCCATGATGGACTTCTTCAATGCCCAGATGCGTTTGGGTGGTCTTACTCAGGCCCCTGGAAATCCTGTCCTTGCAGTACAGATAAACCAGGATAAGAACTTTGCCTTCTTAGAG TTCCGTTCAGTTGATGAAACTACACAGGCTATGGCCTTTGATGGCATCATCTTTCAAGGCCAGAGCCTCAAGATTCGTCGTCCTCACGATTACCAGCCACTGCCCGGCATGAGCGAGAACCCCAGTGTCTATGTGCCTGGTACACAGCCAATTAATG GAGTGGTGTCCACAGTGGTGCCTGACTCGGCTCACAAGCTCTTCATCGGTGGATTGCCCAACTATTTGAATGATGACCAG GTGAAGGAGCTTCTGACGTCATTTGGCCCCCTGAAGGCCTTTAATCTGGTGAAGGACAGCGCCACAGGTCTATCTAAAGGATATGCCTTCTGTGAATATGTTGATGTCAACCTCAATGACCAG GCTATTGCTGGGCTGAATGGCATGCAGCTGGGAGACAAGAAACTCTTGGTGCAGAGGGCAAGTGTAGGATCCAAGAATGCCACTCTG ACAAGTATAAACCAGACCCCAGTGACGCTGCAGGTGCCAGGTCTAAACAGCTCAGTGACTCAGATGGGTGGCCTGCCGACTGAGATCCTGTGTCTGATGAATATGGTGGCCCCAGAGGAGCTGCTTGATGATGAAGAATATGAGGAGATTGTTGAGGATGTCAGGGACGAGTGCAGCAAGTACGGCCAAGTTAAGAGCATCGAGATTCCTCGACCAGTTGATGGCCTGGAGGTGCCTGGCACTGGCAAG ATCTTTGTGGAGTTCATGTCAGTCTTTGACTCCCAGAAGGCCATGCAGGGACTGACAGGAAGGAAGTTTGCTAACAGGGTGGTGGTGACCAAATACTGCGATCCAGACGCTTATCACCGCCGAGATTTCTGGTAG